One genomic window of Solanum dulcamara chromosome 10, daSolDulc1.2, whole genome shotgun sequence includes the following:
- the LOC129871742 gene encoding lignin-forming anionic peroxidase-like, whose protein sequence is MMTTSNNSIVAIFSLLLLSSMQCHAQLSSTFYDRTCPNALTTIRTSIRQAVSSERRMAASLIRLHFHDCFVQGCDASILLDETPTIVSEKTALPNLGSARGYGIIEDAKRELEKTCPGIVSCADILAVAARDASTLVGGPSWTVKLGRRDSTTASQTLAETDLPGAFDPLDRLISGFANKGLTTRDMVALSGAHSIGQAQCFLFRDRIYSNETDIDAGFASTRRRQCPQEDQNGNLAPLDLVTPNQLDNNYFKNLIQRKGLLQSDQVLLSGGATDSIVSDYSNNPRTFASDFAAAMIKMGDISPLTGQNGIIRSVCSSIN, encoded by the exons ATGATGACTACTTCAAACAACTCCATTGTTGctatattttctcttcttctacTCTCTAGCATGCAATGTCATGCACAACTTTCTTCCACGTTCTACGATCGCACTTGCCCTAATGCTCTCACCACTATTCGTACAAGCATAAGACAAGCAGTTTCAAGTGAACGTCGCATGGCTGCATCCCTCATTCGTCTTCATTTTCACGATTGCTTTGTTCAG GGTTGTGATGCTTCTATCTTACTTGATGAGACTCCAACGATTGTAAGCGAGAAGACTGCGTTGCCAAATCTTGGATCAGCTAGAGGCTATggtattatagaagatgcaaaAAGGGAACTCGAGAAAACATGTCCAGGAATTGTGTCATGTGCAGACATACTTGCAGTTGCTGCTAGGGATGCATCCACTCTC GTTGGAGGTCCATCATGGACAGTGAAACTTGGAAGAAGAGATTCAACCACTGCAAGTCAAACACTTGCAGAAACTGATCTCCCCGGTGCTTTTGACCCTCTTGATAGGCTTATTTCTGGCTTTGCCAATAAAGGTCTTACCACAAGGGATATGGTTGCTTTATCAG GTGCACATTCAATAGGTCAAGCACAATGCTTCCTTTTCCGTGATAGGATTTATAGCAATGAAACTGACATCGATGCTGGATTTGCTAGCACTAGAAGACGTCAATGTCCTCAAGAAGACCAAAATGGAAACCTAGCTCCACTTGATTTGGTTACACCCAATCAATTGGATAACAATTACTTCAAGAATTTGATTCAAAGAAAAGGTCTTCTTCAATCTGATCAAGTTCTTTTGAGTGGCGGAGCAACAGATAGCATCGTTTCTGATTATAGCAACAACCCTCGCACATTTGCCTCTGATTTTGCTGCAGCCATGATTAAAATGGGAGATATTAGTCCTCTTACTGGTCAAAATGGGATCATAAGATCTGTTTGTAGCTCTATAAATTGA
- the LOC129870050 gene encoding lignin-forming anionic peroxidase, producing the protein MSISNNSFAAIVAIFSLLLLSSMQCHAQLSSTFYDRTCPNALTTIRTSIRQAVSSERRMAASLIRLHFHDCFVQGCDASILLDETPTIVSEKTALPNLGSVRGYGIIEDAKRELEKTCPGVVSCADILAVAARDASTLVGGPSWTVKLGRRDSTTASHTLAETDLPGPFDPLTRLISGFANKGLSTRDMVALSGSHSIGQAQCFLFRDRIYSNGTDIDSGFASTRRRQCPQEDQNGNLAPLDLVTPNQLDNNYFKNLRQRKGLLQSDQVLLSGGSTDDIVLEYSNSPRAFASDFAAAMIKMGDISPLTGQNGIIRTVCSSIN; encoded by the exons ATGAGTATTTCAAACAACTCTTTTGCAGCCATTGTTGCTATATTTTCTCTTCTCTTACTCTCAAGCATGCAATGCCATGCACAACTTTCTTCTACATTCTATGACCGCACTTGCCCTAATGCTCTCACCACTATTCGTACAAGCATAAGACAAGCAGTTTCAAGTGAACGTCGCATGGCTGCATCCCTCATTCGTCTTCATTTTCACGATTGCTTTGTTCAG GGTTGTGATGCTTCTATCTTACTTGATGAGACCCCTACGATTGTCAGTGAGAAAACTGCGTTGCCAAATCTTGGGTCAGTCAGAGGTTATggtattatagaagatgcaaaAAGAGAGCTTGAGAAAACATGTCCAGGAGTTGTATCATGTGCTGATATACTTGCAGTTGCTGCTAGGGATGCATCCACTCTC GTTGGAGGTCCATCATGGACAGTGAAACTTGGAAGAAGAGATTCAACCACAGCAAGTCATACTCTTGCTGAAACTGATCTCCCTGGTCCTTTTGACCCTCTAACTAGGCTTATTTCTGGCTTTGCCAACAAAGGTCTTAGCACAAGGGATATGGTTGCTTTATCAG GATCACATTCAATTGGACAAGCACAATGCTTTCTTTTCCGTGATAGAATTTATAGCAATGGAACAGATATCGATTCTGGATTTGCTAGCACTAGAAGACGTCAATGTCCTCAAGAAGATCAAAATGGAAACCTAGCTCCACTTGATTTGGTTACACCTAATCAATTGGATAACAACTATTTCAAGAACTTGAGACAAAGAAAAGGTCTTCTTCAATCAGATCAAGTTCTTTTGAGTGGTGGATCTACTGATGATATTGTTTTAGAATATAGCAATAGCCCTCGAGCATTTGCCTCTGATTTTGCTGCTGCTATGATTAAAATGGGAGATATTAGTCCTCTAACGGGACAAAATGGTATTATAAGGACTGTATGTAGCTCTATAAAttga
- the LOC129870051 gene encoding lignin-forming anionic peroxidase-like: MSASIRSYAIFSIFLLSCMQCHAQLSATFYDNSCPNALNTIRTSIRQAVSRERRMAASLIRLHFHDCFVQGCDASILLNETTSIISEKTALPNLGSVRGYGVIDDAKAEVEKICPEVVSCADILAVAARDASAAVGGPSWTVKLGRRDSTTASKIVAETEIPNPFESLDRLISSFENKGLNTRDMVALSGAHTIGQAQCVLFRDRIYGNGTDIDAGFARTRRRQCPQEGENGNLAPLDLVTPNQLDNNYFKNIVDKKGLLKSDQVLFNGGSTDGIVTEYSNSPRAFASDFAAAMIKMGDISPLTGQNGIIRKVCGSVN; this comes from the exons ATGAGTGCTTCAATTCGATCTTATgctatattttctatttttttgctTTCATGCATGCAATGTCATGCACAACTTTCCGCGACGTTCTATGATAACTCTTGCCCTAATGCACTCAACACGATTCGAACCAGCATTAGGCAAGCAGTTTCACGTGAACGTCGCATGGCTGCTTCCCTTATTCGTCTTCATTTTCATGATTGCTTTGTTCAG GGCTGTGATGCTTCGATCTTGCTTAATGAAACCACTTCAATTATAAGTGAGAAAACTGCGTTGCCAAATCTTGGATCTGTAAGAGGTTATGGAGTTATAGATGATGCAAAAGCTGAAGTGGAAAAGATTTGTCCTGAAGTGGTTTCATGTGCTGACATACTTGCTGTTGCAGCTCGAGATGCATCAGCTGCG GTAGGAGGACCATCATGGACAGTAAAACTTGGAAGAAGAGATTCAACCACAGCAAGTAAAATAGTTGCAGAAACAGAGATTCCAAATCCATTTGAGTCTCTAGATAGACTTATTTCTAGCTTTGAAAACAAGGGACTTAACACAAGAGACATGGTCGCGTTATCag GGGCTCATACAATAGGTCAAGCACAGTGTGTTCTATTTCGTGATCGAATTTATGGCAATGGAACAGACATTGATGCTGGTTTTGCTAGAACTAGAAGACGTCAATGTCCTCAAGAAGGAGAGAATGGAAACCTTGCACCTCTTGATCTTGTTACACCAAATCaattagataataattatttcaaGAACATCGTCGATAAGAAAGGTCTTCTTAAATCAGATCAAGTTCTTTTCAATGGAGGATCAACAGATGGTATTGTTACTGAATATAGTAATAGCCCTAGAGCTTTTGCATCTGACTTTGCTGCTGCTATGATCAAAATGGGAGATATTAGTCCTTTAACTGGTCAAAATGGAATTATAAGAAAAGTTTGTGGAAGTGTGAACTAG